In one Oscillospiraceae bacterium genomic region, the following are encoded:
- a CDS encoding TetR family transcriptional regulator, which yields MTSQEKKLAIRKSYFINAAADIIAERGVGALTVKEVAANAGYHSSTLYNYFQDFDHLIFLASMRFVAPYAKDLRTFIKDDEDSLSAYLKVSELFAYHSFKTPEIFYTVFYSQIRERISDRNLVKEYYDIYPSDLNGLSGMLGDMALTQNIYQREAIALRPCAVAGYIREEDVVELSEIHNYIHLGMLERVLNEQGYRQNTDLGGVYLKYTIRTLKNYLIKPVDFSNVLRFDGTRFVI from the coding sequence ATGACAAGCCAAGAAAAAAAGTTAGCCATCAGAAAATCCTATTTTATAAACGCCGCAGCGGACATTATCGCGGAGCGCGGCGTGGGGGCGCTCACGGTAAAGGAGGTCGCCGCCAACGCCGGGTACCACAGCTCCACGCTCTATAATTACTTCCAGGACTTCGACCACCTGATTTTCCTCGCCTCCATGCGTTTCGTGGCGCCCTACGCAAAGGATCTGCGCACCTTTATCAAGGACGACGAGGACTCCTTATCCGCCTACCTGAAGGTTTCGGAGCTGTTTGCCTACCACTCCTTCAAAACGCCCGAAATTTTCTATACCGTCTTCTACTCCCAAATCCGGGAGCGGATTTCCGACCGGAACCTGGTCAAGGAATACTACGATATTTATCCTTCGGACCTGAATGGTCTGAGCGGCATGCTGGGGGATATGGCTCTGACGCAGAATATCTACCAGCGGGAGGCCATCGCGCTGCGCCCATGCGCGGTCGCGGGCTATATCCGCGAGGAGGATGTGGTGGAGCTGAGTGAAATCCACAACTATATCCACCTCGGCATGCTGGAGCGGGTGCTGAACGAGCAGGGATACCGCCAGAACACCGATTTGGGCGGCGTCTACCTGAAATATACCATCCGTACACTGAAAAACTACCTGATTAAGCCGGTTGATTTTTCCAACGTTCTGCGTTTCGACGGCACCCGTTTTGTCATTTAG
- a CDS encoding acetyl-CoA synthetase, translating to MMDLNPLLAPRSVALMGASNREGTLGYDMVRMLKLGGYRGEVYPINPKYPEICGIRCWPDLQSIGHSVDTVVFCMAAKRIEEQAKIAVEAGARSFTIFANCVLDEEEGQDDKLEDRLIRLCSEHNIPMLGHNSMGFYNNDIDLRVCGFNAPDEGMKGNIAFVSQSGSAFFCLAHNEPQLKFNFLLATGTGQVTNMEDYLIYALNMPTTQVLAVYMESVRNPERFRQALALAAEKHIPVVVMKVGRTELGAQFARSHTGGLAGDDDAIQAVFDHYGVMRADTFEEFANLLMLFSYWPDPPRTGGLALIAESGGERNLLADYAEDIGLKFPALSERTMERLEEIQDPGQHAANPLDAWGTGIEFEQLFGDSLGCMLSDDNVALGVIDQDLRDDYFLSKGLMDSLRIGMEQSKKPVAMMTNLGGQRRNELTEIINSMHAPLLVGALDGMKAIKKYLDHRSFVFASEPEDTARLSEASRQRLSKGGALLEWESLRVLSEAGLPTPQVVHIHEAADIERQRDSLRYPLVLKTSEEWILHKSDVGGVVLNIRSEAQLLAEYAAMRARLGSACIAVPMVDYDVELILGMKVDPNFGPMAIVGAGGVLTELLRDKMVLLPDCTRGEIRSKLESLKVYRLLRGYRGKAPVDVDVLVEVVYTFAHSLPALSAYASEIDVNPLVLSGGKAIALDGLIMCSH from the coding sequence ATGATGGATCTCAATCCCCTGCTCGCGCCCCGCAGCGTGGCGCTGATGGGCGCCTCCAACCGCGAGGGCACCCTGGGGTACGATATGGTGCGCATGCTCAAGCTGGGCGGCTACCGGGGCGAGGTCTACCCCATCAACCCCAAATACCCCGAGATCTGCGGCATCCGGTGCTGGCCGGATTTACAGTCCATCGGCCACAGCGTGGACACCGTGGTGTTCTGCATGGCGGCCAAACGTATTGAAGAGCAGGCCAAAATTGCCGTGGAGGCCGGGGCCAGGTCCTTCACCATCTTCGCCAACTGCGTGCTGGACGAGGAGGAAGGACAGGACGACAAGCTGGAGGACCGGCTTATCCGGCTGTGCAGCGAGCACAACATCCCCATGCTGGGCCACAACTCCATGGGCTTCTACAACAACGACATCGACCTGCGGGTATGCGGCTTCAACGCCCCCGACGAGGGCATGAAGGGCAACATCGCCTTTGTCTCCCAATCCGGGTCGGCCTTCTTCTGCCTGGCCCACAACGAGCCCCAGCTCAAGTTCAACTTCCTGCTGGCCACCGGCACCGGCCAGGTCACCAACATGGAGGACTACTTAATCTACGCCCTGAACATGCCCACCACGCAGGTGCTGGCCGTGTACATGGAGTCCGTGCGCAACCCGGAGCGCTTCCGGCAGGCGCTGGCCCTGGCGGCCGAAAAGCATATCCCCGTCGTGGTCATGAAGGTGGGGCGTACCGAGCTGGGCGCCCAGTTCGCCCGCAGCCACACCGGCGGTCTGGCGGGGGACGACGACGCCATCCAGGCCGTCTTCGACCACTACGGCGTGATGCGCGCCGACACCTTCGAGGAGTTCGCCAACCTGCTGATGCTGTTCAGCTACTGGCCCGATCCCCCCAGGACGGGCGGCCTGGCGCTGATCGCCGAGTCCGGCGGCGAGCGCAACCTGCTGGCCGACTACGCCGAGGACATCGGCCTAAAATTCCCCGCCCTCTCGGAGCGGACCATGGAGCGCCTGGAGGAGATCCAGGATCCCGGCCAGCACGCGGCCAACCCGCTGGACGCCTGGGGCACGGGCATCGAGTTTGAACAGCTCTTCGGCGACTCCCTGGGCTGTATGCTCTCCGACGATAACGTGGCCCTGGGCGTCATCGACCAGGACCTGCGGGACGACTACTTCCTGTCCAAGGGCCTGATGGACTCCCTGCGCATCGGCATGGAGCAGTCCAAAAAACCGGTGGCCATGATGACCAATCTGGGCGGACAGCGGCGCAACGAGCTGACGGAGATCATCAACTCCATGCACGCCCCCCTCCTGGTGGGCGCGCTGGACGGGATGAAGGCCATCAAAAAGTACCTCGACCACCGCAGCTTCGTCTTTGCCAGCGAGCCGGAGGACACCGCGCGGCTGTCCGAGGCCTCCAGGCAGCGGCTGTCCAAGGGCGGCGCGCTGCTGGAGTGGGAGTCCCTCCGGGTGCTCTCCGAGGCCGGCCTGCCCACGCCCCAGGTGGTCCACATCCACGAGGCCGCCGACATCGAGCGCCAGCGGGACAGCCTGCGCTATCCCCTGGTCCTCAAAACCTCGGAGGAGTGGATTCTCCACAAGTCCGACGTGGGCGGCGTGGTGCTGAACATCCGCAGCGAGGCCCAGCTCCTGGCCGAGTACGCCGCCATGCGCGCCCGCCTGGGCAGCGCCTGCATCGCCGTGCCCATGGTGGACTACGACGTGGAGCTCATTCTGGGCATGAAGGTGGACCCCAACTTCGGCCCCATGGCCATCGTGGGGGCGGGCGGCGTCCTGACCGAGCTGCTGCGCGACAAGATGGTGCTGCTGCCCGACTGCACCCGGGGGGAAATCCGCTCCAAGCTGGAGTCGCTGAAGGTCTACAGGCTCCTGCGCGGCTACCGCGGCAAGGCCCCGGTGGACGTGGACGTGCTGGTGGAGGTGGTCTACACCTTCGCCCACAGCCTCCCCGCCCTGAGCGCCTACGCCAGTGAGATAGACGTCAACCCCCTGGTCCTCTCCGGCGGGAAGGCCATCGCGCTGGACGGGCTGATTATGTGCAGCCACTAG
- a CDS encoding acyl CoA:acetate/3-ketoacid CoA transferase — protein sequence MVTFLSAAQAAELVRDGQRVGISGFGGWSAPDDILRGIADRYARTGSPGNLTVYAGVVPGDMTEGGYGLSTLGAEGLVTTLVAGQTGQAPRIFRALGENRIAGYCLPLGVVGHLFEAMAGKKPGVLTHVGLHTFCDPRLDGCRMNDAARAQGRELVSLMEVDGREYLFYHALAPMDVCIIHATYADEDGNISFDELPFISEQPEMAHACHNNGGIVIIQVKEIVQRGSIHPRSVLIHSSCVDYVVKADPANHPQGYMDSSRLRLELTGAIKLPLSVLPPMKLNVRKAIGRRAAMELRENALVNLGIGLPDGVAAVANEEGISDRITLAVETGTFGGVPVGSVGMGAAVNPEALYRITDNFDLYDGGCLDMTCLGMAEADQEGNVNVSKFAGRVVGPGGFINISQNTPKVCFLASFTAGKSDIEVSEGTLHIRSDAPGIKFRQHVEQVTFSARYARQTGQEVFYITERAVFQLTERGLTLVEIAPGVDLSRDVLAHMEFRPAVSEQLKLMDERIFRAEKMGLVF from the coding sequence ATGGTTACTTTTTTATCCGCCGCACAGGCCGCCGAGCTGGTGCGGGACGGACAGCGGGTCGGCATCAGCGGCTTCGGCGGCTGGAGCGCGCCCGACGACATCCTGCGGGGGATCGCGGACCGCTACGCCCGTACCGGCTCCCCCGGAAACCTGACCGTCTACGCAGGGGTGGTCCCGGGGGATATGACGGAGGGCGGCTACGGCCTGAGTACCCTGGGCGCGGAGGGGTTGGTCACCACGCTTGTGGCCGGGCAGACCGGCCAGGCGCCCAGGATCTTCCGGGCCCTGGGAGAAAACCGGATTGCGGGCTACTGCCTGCCGCTGGGCGTCGTGGGCCATCTCTTTGAGGCAATGGCCGGCAAAAAACCCGGCGTGCTCACCCACGTGGGCCTGCACACCTTCTGCGATCCCAGGCTGGACGGGTGCAGGATGAACGACGCGGCCCGGGCCCAGGGGAGAGAGCTGGTGTCCTTGATGGAGGTGGATGGCAGGGAGTACCTGTTCTACCACGCCCTGGCCCCCATGGACGTGTGCATCATCCACGCCACCTATGCCGACGAGGACGGCAATATCTCCTTCGACGAGCTGCCCTTCATCAGTGAGCAGCCGGAAATGGCCCACGCCTGCCACAACAACGGCGGCATCGTGATCATCCAGGTCAAGGAGATTGTGCAGCGGGGGAGCATCCACCCGCGCAGCGTGCTCATCCACAGCTCCTGCGTGGACTATGTGGTCAAGGCCGACCCCGCCAACCACCCGCAGGGCTATATGGACTCCAGCCGCCTGCGGCTGGAGCTGACGGGGGCGATCAAGCTCCCCCTGTCCGTCCTTCCGCCCATGAAACTCAACGTGCGCAAGGCCATTGGCCGCCGGGCCGCCATGGAGCTGCGGGAAAACGCGCTGGTAAACCTGGGGATCGGCCTGCCCGACGGCGTCGCGGCCGTGGCCAACGAGGAGGGAATCTCCGACCGGATCACGCTGGCGGTGGAGACCGGCACCTTCGGCGGCGTGCCGGTGGGCTCCGTCGGCATGGGCGCGGCGGTCAACCCCGAGGCGCTCTACCGCATTACGGACAACTTCGATCTGTACGACGGCGGGTGCCTGGATATGACCTGCCTGGGTATGGCCGAGGCCGATCAGGAGGGCAACGTCAACGTCTCAAAGTTCGCCGGGCGCGTGGTTGGGCCTGGCGGGTTTATCAACATCTCGCAGAACACGCCCAAGGTGTGCTTTCTGGCCTCCTTTACCGCCGGGAAATCCGACATAGAAGTCTCCGAAGGCACCCTGCACATCCGCAGCGACGCCCCCGGGATCAAATTCAGACAGCACGTGGAGCAGGTGACCTTCTCCGCCCGGTACGCCCGCCAGACGGGGCAGGAGGTGTTCTACATCACGGAGCGCGCGGTTTTCCAGCTCACCGAGCGGGGGCTGACCCTGGTGGAGATCGCGCCCGGCGTGGACCTTTCGCGGGATGTTCTGGCGCATATGGAGTTCCGGCCCGCCGTCTCTGAGCAGCTGAAGCTTATGGACGAGCGCATATTCCGCGCTGAAAAAATGGGCCTGGTTTTTTAA
- the atoE_2 gene encoding short-chain fatty acid transporter, whose amino-acid sequence MRKVLWKITKKFQVSAEKFIPDAIVFCILLTILIYLVGLLVPGSSPITMLIGWYDKMWAQLAFACQMALLVLFTSACAQAPQVHRLLLKLAGLPTSRVSAILCIMVFGILSGMINWAFSMILVPIFAKEVCRVNKKIHFPLMIAAGYAMMPLSQCICPSAPLPALLASPDHFLVDRIGVLPVTMTSYSPLVLCTFSCVFITLVIVTLLIKPPAHELISYNGEADVVGDGPITRAVGQKLSVADRMNYTRIIMPILGLAGLFVLVHSVVLNGFINSLTLNFMITAFMVANMFLYQTPLGFMAAMENAIGSATSILIQFPLYGGIMGIMESSGLTTVISTAMASLCNLQSFPPVAFLSAAIVNVFIPSQGGQWLVQGPVLVDAAEQLHANFATMTMAFQQGDECTNLINPLYMLPALAMVKLKLKDVWGFMAFYGIIWIVVALIAFLIFPTLLGVAGAV is encoded by the coding sequence GTGCGCAAGGTGTTGTGGAAAATCACGAAGAAATTTCAGGTATCGGCGGAAAAATTCATCCCTGACGCGATCGTATTCTGTATCCTGCTGACCATCCTTATCTATCTCGTCGGCCTGCTGGTGCCCGGCTCAAGCCCCATCACCATGCTGATCGGCTGGTATGACAAGATGTGGGCGCAGCTGGCGTTTGCCTGCCAGATGGCCCTGCTGGTCCTCTTTACGTCCGCCTGCGCCCAGGCGCCCCAAGTGCACAGGCTCCTGCTGAAGCTGGCCGGACTGCCCACCAGCCGGGTCTCCGCCATTCTGTGCATCATGGTCTTCGGCATTCTCTCCGGCATGATCAACTGGGCCTTCAGCATGATCCTGGTCCCCATCTTTGCCAAAGAGGTCTGCCGGGTGAACAAAAAGATCCACTTCCCCCTGATGATCGCCGCGGGCTACGCCATGATGCCGCTGAGCCAGTGCATCTGCCCGTCGGCCCCCCTGCCCGCCCTGCTGGCCTCGCCCGACCACTTCCTGGTGGACCGCATCGGCGTGCTCCCCGTCACCATGACCAGCTACAGCCCCCTGGTGCTGTGCACCTTCTCCTGCGTTTTTATCACGCTGGTCATTGTCACGCTGCTGATCAAGCCCCCCGCCCACGAGCTGATCTCCTACAACGGGGAGGCCGACGTGGTGGGGGACGGCCCCATTACCCGCGCCGTGGGCCAGAAGCTCAGCGTCGCCGACCGCATGAACTACACCCGCATCATCATGCCCATACTCGGCCTGGCCGGCCTGTTCGTCCTGGTCCACAGCGTCGTCCTGAACGGCTTTATCAACTCCCTGACGCTAAATTTCATGATCACCGCGTTTATGGTCGCCAATATGTTCCTCTATCAGACCCCGCTGGGCTTCATGGCCGCCATGGAAAACGCCATCGGCTCCGCCACCAGCATTCTGATCCAGTTCCCCCTGTACGGCGGCATCATGGGCATTATGGAGTCCTCCGGCCTGACCACCGTCATCTCCACCGCCATGGCCAGCCTGTGCAACCTGCAGAGCTTCCCGCCGGTCGCCTTCCTGTCCGCCGCCATCGTCAACGTCTTTATCCCCTCCCAGGGCGGCCAGTGGCTGGTGCAGGGACCCGTGCTGGTCGACGCCGCCGAGCAGCTGCACGCAAACTTCGCCACCATGACCATGGCGTTTCAGCAGGGCGACGAGTGCACCAACCTGATTAACCCCCTCTACATGCTCCCCGCCCTGGCTATGGTCAAGCTCAAGCTGAAGGACGTCTGGGGCTTCATGGCCTTCTACGGGATCATCTGGATTGTCGTGGCGCTCATTGCCTTCCTAATCTTTCCGACCCTGCTCGGCGTAGCCGGGGCAGTCTAG
- a CDS encoding 3-hydroxybutyryl-CoA dehydrogenase, with the protein MKQKVAVLGCGTMGHCIAESFAMGGHPVNLYDINDQVLSAALENIRLELDVMVRLEYLTRAQAEATLANITTHTDLRAATEDRDYVIEAIPENLKLKQDTLAQLDAWCPPHTIFASNTSSLKLEAMAQAISPARKRRFAINHWFNPAHIVPLVELSDYGNTDPAVLLEIHQMYIDLGKKPAYVRKDVAGLLANRLQEALMREVFSLIEMGAAEPEDLDNALKYGPGFRYPLAGPLEIVDFGGADIWYIEAAALLPDMDNSTQPNRLLKEKMDKGELGVKTGKGYYDYTGRDIEKIKQDYNERLIRQLKTSREYFM; encoded by the coding sequence ATGAAACAGAAGGTTGCCGTACTGGGCTGCGGCACCATGGGCCACTGTATTGCGGAGAGCTTCGCCATGGGCGGCCACCCCGTCAACCTCTACGACATCAACGACCAGGTGCTCTCCGCCGCGCTGGAGAACATCCGGCTGGAGCTGGACGTCATGGTCAGGCTGGAATACCTGACCCGGGCGCAGGCCGAGGCCACGCTGGCCAATATTACTACCCACACCGATCTGCGCGCCGCCACCGAGGACCGCGACTACGTCATTGAGGCGATCCCGGAGAACCTCAAGCTCAAGCAGGACACCCTGGCCCAGCTGGACGCCTGGTGCCCGCCCCACACGATTTTCGCCAGCAACACCTCCAGCTTGAAGCTGGAGGCCATGGCCCAGGCCATTTCGCCCGCGCGCAAGCGGCGCTTCGCCATCAACCACTGGTTCAACCCCGCCCATATCGTGCCCCTGGTGGAGCTTTCGGACTACGGCAACACGGACCCGGCGGTGCTGCTGGAGATCCACCAGATGTACATCGACCTGGGCAAAAAGCCCGCCTATGTCCGCAAGGACGTGGCCGGCCTGCTGGCCAACCGCCTCCAGGAGGCCCTGATGCGGGAGGTCTTTTCCCTCATCGAGATGGGGGCCGCCGAGCCCGAGGATCTGGACAACGCCCTCAAGTACGGCCCCGGCTTCCGCTACCCCCTGGCCGGCCCGCTGGAGATTGTGGATTTCGGCGGCGCCGACATCTGGTACATTGAGGCCGCCGCCCTGCTGCCCGACATGGACAACTCCACCCAGCCCAACAGGCTGCTCAAGGAGAAGATGGACAAGGGCGAGCTGGGCGTCAAGACCGGCAAGGGCTATTACGACTACACCGGGCGCGACATTGAGAAGATTAAGCAGGACTACAATGAGCGCCTCATCCGCCAACTGAAAACCAGCAGGGAATACTTTATGTAG
- a CDS encoding cupin produces MANETTADKSLRPAPGVTTFRRIVTGHSGEGKAIFLEDRICPNAFCMGNDDAFVCTDLWRTEKTPADNSGEYEDPTTDFNLTPSPCGTVFRILEIPPLHQPGAKSGVLMHRTSSVDYAMVLKGEAVAILDDGAETVMGEGDVLIQRGTLHGWDNRTDRPVIILFVLCGAGELPGLPAC; encoded by the coding sequence ATGGCAAACGAGACGACCGCAGACAAGAGCCTGCGCCCAGCGCCCGGCGTCACCACCTTCCGCCGCATCGTAACCGGGCACAGCGGGGAGGGCAAGGCGATTTTCCTGGAGGACCGGATCTGCCCCAACGCCTTCTGCATGGGCAACGACGACGCCTTCGTCTGCACCGACCTCTGGCGCACCGAAAAGACCCCCGCCGACAACTCCGGCGAGTATGAGGATCCCACCACGGACTTTAACCTCACACCCTCCCCCTGCGGGACCGTGTTCCGCATCCTGGAGATTCCGCCGCTGCACCAGCCCGGCGCCAAGTCCGGCGTGCTCATGCACCGCACAAGCTCCGTGGACTATGCCATGGTGCTCAAGGGGGAGGCTGTGGCCATCCTGGACGACGGTGCGGAGACCGTCATGGGCGAGGGGGACGTGCTGATCCAGCGCGGCACCCTGCACGGCTGGGACAACCGCACCGACCGCCCCGTCATTATCCTCTTTGTCCTGTGCGGCGCGGGCGAGCTGCCGGGCCTGCCCGCCTGCTGA
- the atoE_1 gene encoding short-chain fatty acids transporter, with protein MLWKISKKFQVSAEKFIPDAIVFCLGLTIVIFIVGLFVPGSHPLTMLNGWYDKMWEQIGFAFQMSMLVLMTSAAAQAPQVRKVLTGISRLPKSRVSAILCILVFGFLSGLINWAFCMILVPIFAKEVCRQNKNIHFPLMIAVGYATMPLSQTICPSESAYALLASSDHFMVDRIGVLSPGVTCFSPLSFAVFACVAVSFTVITLLIKPPASEIISYNGEADLEAAETPLVNSVMGKKCLADRMNHTRFILPVIGLAALVILVEHVIRNGFINSLNFNFVIFVFLTLNLFLYNTPMKFMSAMEGSIGAVVGVMIQFPLYGGIMGIMESSGLTTLISNALVSLCTLKTFPPVSFLSAAIVNVFIPSQGGQWLVQGPFLVDAAEQLGANLGTLVTAFCHGDESTNLINPLYMIPAIAMVKLKLKDVWGFMFFYSLIWIVVACLALLILPSLLGVAAVL; from the coding sequence GTGCTGTGGAAAATCAGCAAGAAATTCCAGGTGTCCGCAGAGAAGTTCATCCCCGACGCCATCGTATTCTGCCTCGGCCTGACCATCGTTATCTTTATTGTGGGCCTGTTCGTCCCCGGCTCCCATCCGCTGACCATGCTCAACGGCTGGTACGACAAGATGTGGGAGCAGATCGGCTTCGCCTTCCAGATGAGTATGCTGGTCCTGATGACCTCGGCCGCCGCCCAGGCGCCCCAGGTACGGAAGGTCCTGACCGGGATCTCCAGGCTGCCGAAGTCCCGGGTCTCCGCCATTCTGTGCATCCTCGTGTTCGGCTTTCTGTCCGGGCTTATCAACTGGGCCTTCTGCATGATCCTGGTGCCCATCTTCGCCAAGGAGGTCTGCCGCCAGAACAAGAACATCCACTTCCCCCTGATGATCGCGGTGGGCTACGCCACCATGCCCCTGAGCCAGACCATCTGCCCGTCCGAATCGGCCTACGCGCTGCTGGCCTCCTCCGACCACTTCATGGTGGACCGCATCGGGGTCCTCTCCCCCGGCGTCACCTGCTTCAGCCCCCTGAGCTTTGCCGTCTTTGCCTGCGTGGCGGTGTCGTTCACCGTAATCACCCTGCTGATTAAGCCCCCCGCCTCCGAGATCATCTCCTACAACGGCGAAGCCGACCTGGAGGCCGCCGAGACCCCGCTGGTCAACTCCGTCATGGGCAAGAAGTGCCTCGCGGACCGGATGAACCACACCAGGTTCATTCTGCCTGTGATCGGCCTGGCCGCCCTCGTTATTCTGGTGGAGCACGTCATCCGCAACGGGTTTATCAACTCCCTGAACTTCAACTTCGTCATATTTGTGTTCCTGACCCTCAACCTCTTCCTCTACAACACCCCCATGAAGTTCATGTCCGCGATGGAGGGCTCCATCGGCGCCGTGGTGGGCGTCATGATCCAATTCCCGCTCTACGGCGGTATCATGGGTATCATGGAGAGCTCCGGCCTGACCACCTTAATCTCCAACGCGCTGGTCAGCCTGTGCACCCTCAAGACCTTCCCGCCGGTCTCCTTCCTCTCCGCCGCCATCGTCAACGTCTTTATCCCCTCCCAGGGCGGCCAGTGGCTGGTACAGGGGCCCTTCCTGGTGGACGCGGCCGAGCAGCTGGGCGCCAACCTGGGCACGCTGGTCACCGCCTTCTGCCACGGCGACGAGAGCACCAACCTCATCAACCCCCTGTACATGATCCCCGCCATCGCCATGGTCAAGCTCAAGCTCAAGGATGTGTGGGGCTTTATGTTCTTCTACTCCCTGATCTGGATTGTGGTGGCCTGCCTGGCCTTGCTGATCCTGCCCTCCCTGCTGGGCGTGGCGGCCGTGCTCTAG
- the kce_7 gene encoding 3-keto-5-aminohexanoate cleavage enzyme yields the protein MTKAIITVAPTGEGPKKSDNPAVPVTPREIAEDVFEAYQAGAAVAHLHMRDDEQNPSMSTEKFAETVALIREKCDIILNLTTSGDVTAGDDIRLAHLRLLKPEMASFDCGSMNWMNETLFINHPAFLDTLGRTMLEYGIKPEIEIFDTGMVSNSLFYLKNGVLKAPVHYQFVMGAPGGIPSSIENLIYLVRQIPEGSTWSAFGIGRHHLSILSAALALGGHVRIGFEDNIYYHKGVLAKSNSELVRRGVRIANELDRGVASVAEAREILGLAPAN from the coding sequence ATGACCAAGGCGATTATTACGGTAGCCCCCACCGGCGAAGGCCCCAAGAAATCCGACAACCCCGCCGTCCCCGTCACCCCCCGCGAAATTGCGGAGGACGTATTCGAGGCCTATCAGGCCGGCGCGGCCGTCGCCCACCTGCACATGCGGGACGACGAGCAGAACCCCAGCATGTCCACCGAGAAGTTTGCCGAGACCGTCGCCCTGATCCGGGAGAAGTGCGACATCATCCTGAACCTGACCACCTCCGGCGACGTGACCGCTGGCGACGACATCCGCCTGGCCCACCTGCGCCTGCTGAAGCCGGAGATGGCCTCCTTCGACTGCGGCTCCATGAACTGGATGAACGAGACCCTGTTCATCAACCACCCCGCGTTCCTGGACACGCTGGGCCGCACCATGCTGGAGTACGGCATCAAGCCCGAGATTGAGATTTTTGACACAGGCATGGTCTCCAACTCCCTGTTCTACCTGAAAAACGGCGTGCTTAAGGCGCCCGTGCACTACCAGTTCGTTATGGGCGCCCCGGGCGGCATCCCCTCCAGCATCGAAAACCTCATCTACCTGGTCCGCCAGATTCCCGAGGGCTCCACCTGGTCCGCCTTCGGCATCGGCCGCCACCACCTGTCCATCCTGTCCGCGGCCCTGGCCCTGGGCGGGCATGTGCGCATCGGCTTTGAGGACAATATCTACTACCACAAGGGCGTGCTGGCCAAGTCCAACTCCGAGCTGGTGCGCCGCGGCGTGCGCATAGCCAATGAGCTGGACCGCGGCGTGGCCAGCGTGGCGGAGGCCCGCGAAATCCTGGGCCTGGCGCCCGCCAACTAG
- a CDS encoding IclR family transcriptional regulator yields MPVHRGKELQQIMRQYSSMKALQLLMALADCEGEVTLAELSALTGISASSAYRILQEMQHCGFVLKDDEQKKYRIGFEARLLSMQLQKTNFLYEAAKDEMTRLNDLSLETIHLIGEEDMEAVYLAKRGAKNSVGLHSAVGKRIPLYCTGGGKALLAWKSEHWLKNYLERTRLEAFTSHTITDEAALRRELEVIRIQGYSLDNHEHHSDVVCIGAPIFDVNNCVVATIGIAAPDYRFPLEKALSYTGELLRSAAAITENLGCEYPIRLTKSS; encoded by the coding sequence ATGCCGGTCCACAGGGGAAAGGAATTACAGCAGATTATGCGCCAGTACAGCTCCATGAAGGCCCTCCAGCTGCTGATGGCGCTGGCGGACTGCGAGGGGGAGGTCACGCTGGCGGAGCTGTCCGCCCTCACCGGAATTTCCGCCAGCTCCGCCTACCGCATCCTCCAGGAGATGCAGCACTGCGGCTTTGTGCTGAAGGACGACGAGCAGAAGAAGTACCGCATCGGGTTTGAGGCCCGCCTGCTGTCCATGCAGCTGCAAAAGACCAACTTCCTGTACGAGGCGGCCAAGGACGAGATGACCAGGCTCAACGATCTGAGCCTGGAGACCATCCACCTCATCGGCGAGGAGGACATGGAGGCGGTATACCTGGCCAAGCGGGGGGCCAAGAACTCGGTGGGACTGCACTCGGCGGTGGGCAAGCGCATCCCGCTCTACTGCACCGGCGGGGGGAAGGCCCTGCTGGCCTGGAAGTCGGAGCACTGGCTGAAAAACTACCTGGAGCGGACCAGGCTGGAGGCCTTCACCTCCCACACCATCACCGACGAGGCCGCCCTGCGCCGGGAGCTGGAGGTCATCCGCATCCAGGGCTACTCCCTGGACAACCACGAGCACCACTCCGACGTGGTGTGCATCGGGGCCCCCATTTTCGACGTGAACAACTGCGTGGTGGCCACCATCGGCATCGCGGCCCCCGACTACCGCTTCCCCCTGGAGAAGGCCCTCTCCTACACCGGCGAGCTGCTGCGCAGCGCTGCGGCCATCACCGAGAACCTGGGCTGTGAATACCCCATCCGCCTGACGAAATCATCCTAA